In Streptomyces sp. NBC_00569, a single genomic region encodes these proteins:
- a CDS encoding ABC transporter ATP-binding protein, translated as MTPTRTASLRPGAELALEDVRLGHREGQPLPGTVRLRIAPGELVAVLGPSGCGKSTLLRTLAGLLPPLGGQVTQDGEPIGGPAADRALVFQENALLPWRSARANVELPLAIGRLGREERRIVADEWLERVGLAEHARKLPRKLSGGQRQRVQLARALAGRPRAVLMDEPFGALDPHTRAGMQDLLVDILRGTGATVVFVTHDVDEALHLGDRIALLSSGEVLAVPHPRQRDAHDAPATTGLRRRILTSL; from the coding sequence ATGACTCCGACGCGTACTGCTTCGCTCCGACCGGGTGCCGAACTCGCTCTGGAGGACGTGCGGCTCGGCCACCGCGAAGGACAGCCCCTGCCCGGCACCGTGCGCCTCCGGATCGCGCCGGGCGAACTCGTGGCCGTGCTCGGCCCGTCCGGGTGCGGCAAGTCGACGCTCCTTCGCACCCTCGCCGGGCTGCTGCCTCCGTTGGGCGGGCAGGTCACGCAGGACGGGGAGCCCATCGGCGGGCCCGCCGCCGACCGGGCGCTGGTCTTCCAGGAGAACGCCCTGCTGCCGTGGCGCAGCGCCCGTGCCAACGTCGAACTCCCTCTGGCCATAGGGCGGTTGGGACGGGAGGAGCGACGGATTGTCGCCGACGAGTGGCTGGAGCGCGTCGGACTGGCCGAGCATGCGCGCAAGCTGCCGCGGAAGCTCTCCGGCGGGCAACGGCAGCGCGTCCAGCTGGCCCGCGCCCTGGCCGGGCGGCCTCGCGCGGTCCTCATGGACGAGCCGTTCGGCGCCCTCGACCCGCACACCCGCGCCGGCATGCAGGACCTGCTCGTGGACATCCTGCGCGGCACGGGCGCGACCGTCGTCTTCGTCACCCACGACGTGGACGAGGCGCTCCACCTCGGTGACCGGATCGCCCTGCTCTCCTCCGGCGAGGTCCTGGCCGTCCCGCACCCCCGGCAGCGGGACGCACACGACGCGCCCGCCACCACGGGCCTCCGCCGTCGCATCCTCACGTCCCTCTGA
- a CDS encoding fumarate reductase/succinate dehydrogenase flavoprotein subunit, protein MPALSDATELSCDVLVIGGGTAGTMAALTAAERGADVLLLEKAHVRHSGALAMGMDGVNNAVVPGRAEPDDYVAEITRANDGIVDQSTVRQTATRGFAMVKRLESYGVKFEKDEHGEYAVRQVHRSGSYVLPMPEGKDVKKVLYRQLRRREMRERIRIENRVMPVRVLTVDGRAVGAAGFNTRTGEFVTVRAGAVILATGACGRLGLPASGYLYGTYENPTNAGDGYAMAYHAGAALTGIECFQINPLIKDYNGPACAYVANPFGGYQVNRHGERFVESDYWSGQMMAEFAAELASDRAPVYLKLSHLPEETINAVESILHTTERPTRATFHEGRGHDYRTHDIEMHISEIGLCGGHSASGVRVDAHARTTVPRLYAAGDLACVPHNYMIGAFVFGDLAGEDASRFRSYEGELPGDQLATAHELIYRPLRHPDGPPQPQVEYKLRRFVNDYVAPPKAGAKLSLAVEAFERMTGEIAGMGARTAHELMRCAEVSFIRDCAEMAARASLARTESRWGLYHERLDHPERDDAGWLHHLDLYKSPTGGMEFRARPVEPYVVPVPEFEPSAAGAERVLGEVALVPVATAGQRNVAPAARPAASATPAPSPPATRVPSSSPTLLALLTLAEESPDLDALSAYLEDSDPAVRAAAVSVLAETVPAGAGPALAARLRDAAPQVRQAAAGALRELAEVLSAEPELGSRLRAALGTADPAVRGAALDVLRELRLGDASVYAAVLADTDIDVRIRAVRALVSVDAAAQLSAATADPAREVRVAVARGLAAVRDPSPAPLAPLLYDSDPLVRAAALTALADTGCPPPYTERAVAALDDSAWQVRAGAATALRTARLATAVPALAKASTDPDADVRKAVVLSLLAHRADPDARAALADATADPDADVRAYASRATT, encoded by the coding sequence ATCCCCGCCCTCTCCGACGCGACCGAACTCTCCTGCGACGTCCTCGTCATCGGCGGCGGCACCGCGGGCACCATGGCCGCCCTGACCGCCGCCGAACGCGGCGCGGACGTACTGCTCCTGGAGAAGGCACACGTACGGCACTCCGGCGCACTCGCCATGGGGATGGACGGCGTGAACAACGCGGTCGTCCCGGGCCGGGCCGAACCGGACGACTACGTCGCGGAGATCACCCGCGCCAACGACGGCATCGTCGACCAGTCCACCGTGCGCCAGACGGCGACCCGAGGCTTCGCGATGGTCAAGCGCCTGGAGTCGTACGGCGTGAAGTTCGAGAAGGACGAGCACGGCGAGTACGCGGTCCGCCAGGTGCACCGCTCCGGTTCGTACGTGCTGCCGATGCCGGAGGGCAAGGACGTCAAGAAGGTCCTCTACCGGCAGTTGCGGCGCCGCGAGATGCGCGAGCGGATCCGCATCGAGAACCGGGTGATGCCGGTCCGCGTACTCACCGTGGACGGCCGTGCCGTGGGTGCGGCCGGATTCAACACCCGTACAGGCGAGTTCGTCACCGTGCGGGCGGGTGCGGTGATCCTGGCCACCGGGGCATGCGGCCGCCTCGGCCTGCCCGCGTCCGGCTATCTCTACGGCACGTACGAGAACCCGACGAACGCGGGCGACGGCTACGCCATGGCGTACCACGCGGGCGCAGCGCTCACCGGGATCGAGTGCTTCCAGATCAACCCGCTGATCAAGGACTACAACGGGCCGGCCTGCGCGTATGTCGCGAACCCGTTCGGCGGCTACCAGGTGAACCGGCACGGCGAGCGGTTCGTGGAGTCGGACTACTGGTCGGGGCAGATGATGGCCGAGTTCGCGGCCGAACTCGCCTCCGACCGAGCCCCGGTGTACCTCAAGCTCAGCCATCTGCCGGAGGAGACCATCAACGCTGTCGAGTCGATCCTGCACACGACCGAGCGGCCCACGCGCGCCACCTTCCACGAGGGCCGCGGCCACGACTACCGCACGCATGACATCGAGATGCACATCTCGGAGATCGGCCTGTGCGGCGGCCACTCGGCGTCCGGCGTGCGGGTCGACGCGCACGCCCGCACCACCGTGCCGCGCCTGTACGCGGCCGGCGACCTGGCCTGCGTACCGCACAACTACATGATCGGCGCGTTCGTCTTCGGGGACCTGGCCGGCGAGGACGCGTCGCGGTTCCGGTCCTACGAGGGAGAGTTGCCCGGCGATCAGCTCGCCACCGCTCATGAGCTGATCTACCGGCCGCTGCGTCACCCCGACGGGCCGCCGCAGCCTCAAGTCGAGTACAAACTGCGGCGGTTCGTGAACGACTACGTGGCGCCGCCGAAGGCCGGGGCGAAGCTGTCCCTGGCTGTGGAGGCCTTCGAACGGATGACCGGCGAGATCGCCGGGATGGGGGCGCGCACCGCCCATGAGCTGATGCGGTGTGCGGAGGTGTCGTTCATCCGGGACTGCGCGGAGATGGCGGCGCGTGCCTCGCTGGCGAGGACCGAGTCGCGCTGGGGCCTGTATCACGAGCGGCTCGACCACCCGGAGCGTGACGACGCGGGGTGGCTGCACCATCTCGACCTGTACAAGTCCCCTACGGGGGGCATGGAGTTCAGGGCCCGGCCGGTCGAACCGTACGTCGTTCCGGTGCCGGAGTTCGAGCCGTCGGCGGCCGGGGCGGAGCGGGTGCTGGGCGAGGTCGCGTTGGTACCGGTGGCGACGGCGGGGCAGCGGAACGTCGCTCCGGCCGCCCGCCCGGCGGCGTCCGCCACGCCGGCCCCCTCGCCCCCGGCGACCCGGGTTCCCTCATCGAGCCCCACCCTCCTCGCTCTCCTCACCCTGGCCGAAGAGTCTCCCGATCTGGACGCACTCTCCGCCTACCTTGAGGACTCCGACCCGGCGGTGCGGGCGGCCGCCGTCTCCGTCCTCGCCGAGACGGTGCCCGCCGGGGCCGGTCCCGCGCTCGCCGCACGGCTGCGGGATGCCGCGCCCCAGGTCCGGCAGGCCGCCGCGGGAGCGCTGCGCGAACTGGCTGAAGTCCTTTCGGCAGAGCCCGAGTTGGGGTCCCGTCTGCGAGCAGCCCTCGGTACGGCGGACCCGGCGGTGCGGGGCGCCGCGCTCGACGTCCTGCGGGAACTGCGGCTCGGCGACGCCTCGGTGTACGCCGCCGTGCTCGCGGACACCGACATCGACGTCCGTATCCGAGCCGTCCGGGCCCTGGTCTCGGTGGACGCGGCCGCTCAGCTTTCGGCGGCCACGGCAGATCCGGCCCGCGAGGTCAGAGTCGCGGTCGCCCGCGGTCTCGCGGCGGTGCGCGACCCGTCGCCGGCCCCGCTCGCGCCGCTCCTCTACGACTCCGACCCGCTGGTGAGGGCAGCCGCTCTCACGGCACTCGCCGATACGGGATGTCCGCCCCCGTACACCGAACGGGCCGTGGCCGCGCTCGACGACTCCGCCTGGCAGGTTCGGGCCGGCGCCGCGACCGCCCTGCGAACGGCCCGGCTCGCCACAGCGGTTCCCGCCCTCGCCAAGGCATCCACCGACCCCGACGCGGACGTCCGCAAGGCCGTCGTCCTGTCACTCCTCGCCCACCGCGCCGACCCCGACGCCCGCGCGGCCCTCGCCGACGCGACCGCCGACCCCGACGCGGACGTCCGTGCCTACGCGTCCCGCGCCACGACGTGA
- a CDS encoding pyridoxamine 5'-phosphate oxidase family protein: MPTQGPAKQPTTELDARYSSALRPRPGATEVTATDWPEAQRQLEAAEIFWVSTVRPDGRLHVTPVIAAWHDGVLYFSTGPGEQKARNLAQDGHCALTTGRNSLTEGLDVVVEGKAAPVADPAVLEEVITAYEAKYGAHITSPEGTFHGIGDAFRKGDAMVFAVSPATAYGFGRDDGVYSHTRWAF, from the coding sequence ATGCCGACCCAGGGACCTGCGAAGCAGCCCACGACCGAGCTCGACGCACGCTACAGCTCCGCGCTCCGCCCCCGTCCGGGCGCAACCGAAGTCACCGCCACCGACTGGCCCGAAGCCCAGCGGCAGCTGGAGGCCGCCGAGATCTTCTGGGTGTCCACGGTGCGCCCCGACGGACGCCTGCACGTCACTCCGGTCATCGCCGCCTGGCACGACGGGGTGCTGTACTTCTCCACCGGCCCGGGCGAACAGAAGGCGCGGAACCTCGCTCAAGACGGGCACTGCGCGCTGACCACCGGACGGAACTCGCTCACCGAAGGGCTCGACGTCGTGGTCGAGGGCAAGGCGGCGCCGGTTGCCGATCCGGCGGTGCTCGAGGAGGTGATCACGGCGTACGAAGCGAAGTACGGGGCACACATCACCTCCCCGGAGGGCACTTTCCACGGGATCGGGGACGCGTTCCGGAAGGGCGACGCGATGGTGTTCGCGGTGTCCCCGGCCACGGCATACGGCTTCGGCCGGGACGACGGGGTCTACTCCCACACGCGCTGGGCGTTCTGA
- a CDS encoding phosphotransferase family protein: protein MTRERLAGAAQAALGGGRRLAAVERVAGGSKKGVYRLVMDDATTAIAYLWDDAENYWPAAEDDGDLTDPFSPGLGIGLFEAAHARLDTLGVRVPAIRLVDRDGTHCPADLAIVEDLRGENLEELLARDPRAAGPVMARLGEALASMRRHRAPAYGKVAVVDGGGTSRGTSCEGVVLDRALRDLTEAASRDPRIAGARERLEQRLLDLAAAVRPRAEYAVVHGELGPDHVLVDPAGNPVAIDIEGLMYFDVEWEHVFLRIRLHDAYRPLQVDGLDEDRLALYLLAQRLSLTAGPLRLLDGDFPDRAFMAAIAEHNLNEALALVDS, encoded by the coding sequence GTGACGCGGGAGCGGTTGGCGGGTGCGGCGCAGGCCGCGCTGGGTGGCGGGCGCCGGTTGGCGGCGGTCGAGCGGGTCGCGGGTGGGAGCAAGAAGGGCGTGTACCGCCTGGTGATGGACGACGCGACGACGGCGATCGCCTACCTGTGGGACGACGCCGAGAACTACTGGCCGGCGGCCGAGGACGACGGCGACCTCACCGACCCGTTCTCCCCCGGTCTCGGGATCGGCCTGTTCGAGGCCGCACACGCGCGGTTGGACACCCTCGGCGTCCGCGTCCCGGCGATCCGCCTCGTCGACCGCGACGGCACTCACTGTCCGGCCGACCTCGCGATCGTCGAGGACCTCCGGGGCGAGAACCTGGAGGAACTGCTCGCACGCGACCCGCGCGCGGCCGGGCCGGTCATGGCCCGGCTCGGGGAGGCACTGGCCTCGATGCGGCGTCATCGAGCTCCCGCCTACGGCAAGGTGGCCGTCGTCGACGGGGGAGGTACCTCGCGCGGAACGTCGTGCGAGGGAGTAGTCCTGGACCGTGCGCTGCGGGACCTCACCGAGGCGGCGTCGCGTGATCCACGGATCGCGGGAGCGCGTGAACGGCTTGAGCAGCGGTTGCTGGATCTCGCGGCGGCAGTGCGCCCGCGCGCGGAGTACGCGGTCGTCCACGGCGAACTGGGACCCGACCACGTGCTCGTCGACCCGGCCGGGAACCCCGTGGCGATCGACATCGAGGGCTTGATGTACTTCGACGTCGAGTGGGAGCACGTGTTCCTGCGGATCCGGCTGCATGACGCGTACCGGCCACTGCAGGTGGACGGACTGGACGAGGACCGGCTCGCGCTCTACCTGCTGGCCCAGCGGCTCTCGCTGACTGCGGGACCGCTGAGGCTGCTCGACGGGGACTTCCCCGACCGGGCGTTCATGGCGGCCATCGCCGAGCACAACCTCAACGAAGCACTGGCGCTGGTCGACTCCTGA
- a CDS encoding MFS transporter encodes MAAVIRMNKAQKWLSFFALSMTGGIIFQVAYIRFVYLEPTYTALNLSSQQYGNIISAFGAVAIVMYFFGGWFSDKFSPKLLIVISLVGMGIADICLAAVPGFWGIVAVHILMAVVGMGLYWSALVKSISMLGDSGEQGRLFGFLEGTRGIVSTAIGFIGTAIVSASVVPAHGVLTLIRIYGVLSFVFAAVVLLVVREDKARLAGLDSATVTLKQLLAAARNRYTWLIGGTAMLMYCFYTTLGYFSPLLQDNYGVSASMIAVIGVVRSYVFQFVAGPAGGVVVDKVTRSSAVFLRWMFAGGAVLAGLFLVLPRTASLAWLALVMMFVLCALVFASRGVYWSTVGEVEVPEQERGGVIGLASGLAYLPDAFLPSLCAWWIGDSSASPRVPEQGGGYSALFVFLLVAALLGLVMTTLTARTRRRELAARRTAPVSDRVLAGV; translated from the coding sequence GTGGCTGCGGTGATCCGGATGAACAAGGCCCAGAAGTGGCTGAGCTTCTTCGCGCTCTCCATGACCGGCGGAATCATTTTCCAGGTCGCCTACATCAGGTTCGTGTACCTCGAACCTACCTATACGGCGCTGAATCTCAGCTCGCAGCAGTACGGAAACATCATCTCGGCATTCGGCGCCGTGGCCATCGTCATGTATTTCTTCGGCGGCTGGTTCTCCGACAAGTTCTCGCCGAAACTCCTCATCGTGATTTCGCTCGTCGGAATGGGAATCGCCGACATCTGTCTCGCCGCCGTTCCCGGATTCTGGGGAATCGTGGCGGTGCACATCCTGATGGCCGTCGTCGGCATGGGTCTGTACTGGTCGGCGCTGGTGAAGTCGATCAGCATGCTCGGCGACTCCGGTGAGCAGGGGCGGCTCTTCGGGTTCCTCGAAGGCACCCGCGGCATCGTCTCGACGGCCATCGGCTTCATCGGCACCGCGATCGTTTCCGCCTCCGTCGTGCCCGCGCACGGTGTCCTCACGCTGATCCGGATCTACGGCGTGCTGAGCTTCGTGTTCGCCGCCGTCGTGCTGCTCGTCGTACGCGAGGACAAGGCGAGGCTCGCCGGGCTCGACTCGGCGACCGTCACCCTCAAGCAGCTCCTCGCGGCGGCCCGCAACCGGTACACCTGGCTCATCGGCGGCACCGCCATGCTGATGTACTGCTTCTACACGACGCTCGGCTACTTCTCGCCGCTGCTCCAGGACAACTACGGCGTCTCCGCCTCCATGATCGCCGTCATCGGCGTCGTGCGGTCCTACGTCTTCCAGTTCGTCGCCGGACCCGCGGGCGGCGTCGTCGTGGACAAGGTGACGCGCTCCTCCGCGGTGTTCCTGCGCTGGATGTTCGCCGGCGGCGCCGTGCTCGCCGGACTCTTCCTCGTCCTGCCGCGGACCGCCTCGCTGGCCTGGCTCGCGCTGGTCATGATGTTCGTCCTGTGCGCACTGGTCTTCGCCTCGCGCGGCGTCTACTGGTCCACGGTCGGCGAGGTGGAGGTCCCCGAGCAGGAGCGCGGGGGCGTCATCGGGCTCGCCTCCGGCCTCGCGTATCTGCCGGACGCGTTCCTGCCGTCCCTGTGCGCCTGGTGGATCGGTGACTCCTCGGCGAGCCCGAGGGTGCCCGAACAGGGCGGCGGCTACAGCGCGCTGTTCGTCTTCCTGCTCGTGGCCGCACTGCTCGGCCTGGTGATGACGACGCTCACCGCCCGCACCCGCCGGCGCGAACTGGCTGCCCGCCGTACGGCCCCCGTGAGTGACCGCGTCCTGGCAGGGGTCTGA
- a CDS encoding glycerol-3-phosphate responsive antiterminator: MDVSLPVLLEDHPVVASVMDDDGLRAVMDSECKVVFLLYGSLLNLPAIVQQLKDGGKVVLVNVDLLEGFSGKDIVVQYVKEHTSADGVLSSKAHMVRAAREVGLFAVHRFFLIDSKSYRNLAPQVRQSKADCVEILPGCMPRVISWAVQDIEVPLIAGGLVCDREDVFAALKAGAAAIASSNREVWAM; the protein is encoded by the coding sequence GTGGACGTGTCACTTCCGGTCCTCCTTGAGGACCACCCGGTCGTCGCCAGCGTCATGGACGACGACGGGCTGCGCGCCGTCATGGACTCCGAGTGCAAGGTCGTCTTCCTGCTGTACGGGTCCCTGCTGAACCTCCCCGCGATCGTGCAGCAGCTCAAGGACGGCGGCAAGGTCGTCCTGGTCAACGTGGACCTCCTCGAAGGGTTCAGCGGCAAGGACATCGTGGTGCAGTACGTGAAGGAGCACACCTCCGCCGACGGGGTGCTCAGCTCCAAGGCGCACATGGTGCGTGCCGCCCGCGAGGTCGGTCTGTTCGCCGTCCACCGGTTCTTCCTCATCGACTCGAAGTCGTACCGCAATCTCGCGCCGCAGGTTCGCCAGTCCAAGGCCGACTGCGTGGAGATCCTGCCGGGCTGTATGCCGCGGGTCATCTCGTGGGCCGTACAGGACATCGAAGTGCCTCTCATCGCGGGCGGGCTCGTGTGCGACCGCGAGGATGTGTTCGCGGCACTGAAGGCGGGGGCCGCGGCCATCGCCTCGTCGAATCGAGAGGTCTGGGCGATGTAA
- a CDS encoding NPP1 family protein: MKKSSRIRRAALTLGSAVALVIVFPGIALADPPPALPANADGLEQTFQPAYDYDGDGCYPTPAIGPDGAINPGLKPSGAVNGQCHDSWDLDSTNGYARSKCNNGWCAIMYGLYFEKDQAVAGSGLGGHRNDWEHVVVWVQNNEAKYVSTSAHGNFNVYSSDQIRWDGTHPKAVYHKDGLGTHCFRPATTNDEPPENHRHTWQFPSLVGWNGYPSGLREKLSQADFGSAVFGLKDGNFNYHLEKAEPAGIPFDPNA; this comes from the coding sequence GTGAAGAAGAGCTCACGGATCCGCAGAGCGGCACTCACCCTCGGCAGCGCCGTCGCGCTGGTCATCGTTTTCCCGGGCATCGCGCTCGCGGACCCGCCCCCGGCGCTGCCCGCCAACGCGGACGGCCTGGAGCAGACGTTCCAGCCGGCGTACGACTACGACGGTGACGGCTGCTACCCGACGCCCGCCATCGGCCCGGACGGGGCCATCAACCCCGGCCTCAAACCGTCCGGGGCCGTCAACGGCCAGTGTCACGACTCCTGGGACCTCGACAGCACCAACGGATACGCCCGCTCCAAGTGCAACAACGGCTGGTGCGCCATCATGTACGGCCTGTACTTCGAGAAGGACCAGGCGGTCGCGGGCAGCGGCCTCGGCGGGCACCGCAACGACTGGGAGCACGTCGTGGTGTGGGTCCAGAACAACGAGGCCAAGTACGTGTCCACCTCGGCCCACGGCAACTTCAACGTGTACAGCAGTGACCAGATCCGCTGGGACGGCACCCACCCCAAGGCCGTCTACCACAAGGACGGCCTCGGCACGCACTGCTTCCGCCCCGCGACCACCAACGACGAGCCGCCGGAGAACCACCGTCACACCTGGCAGTTCCCGAGCCTCGTCGGCTGGAACGGCTACCCCTCGGGCCTGCGGGAGAAGCTGAGCCAGGCCGACTTCGGCAGCGCCGTCTTCGGCCTCAAGGACGGCAACTTCAACTACCACCTCGAGAAGGCCGAGCCGGCAGGCATCCCCTTCGATCCCAACGCCTGA
- a CDS encoding SGNH/GDSL hydrolase family protein: MPSTSVGLWRRLAAIAVTLVIAASWAPAAASATARAGPSGARHEVITWGASADRMGDAVSDHSYRLVVRTSVGGDGLRIRLSNAFGDQPATFDSAYAGLQREGAELVRDSNRRLTFGGARSVTVPAGDTAYSDPLPGRLPAETKLVVSVHTARAAGTATGHSMAMQTSYAADGDHAAEEGTDNWTERIGSWFYLDSVTVRTGAETGAVVALGDSVTDGWQSTADLDRRWPDYLSRRLQSADDLEVKGVANEGISGNKVLADGAGQSALHRLDRDVLSHPGVRTVFLFEGVNDIKAHTGVTAQDMIDGCRTIAERAHAAGKCVVGATIAPFKGWSEWDPATEAVRLQVNEFIRDSGEFDSVTDFDRTLRSPYDHERILPFFDGGDHLHPNDKGMQAMADSVDVDALRAC; encoded by the coding sequence ATGCCCAGTACGTCAGTTGGCCTGTGGCGCCGCCTCGCGGCCATCGCTGTGACGCTGGTGATCGCCGCTTCCTGGGCACCCGCGGCCGCGTCCGCCACCGCCCGTGCGGGCCCGTCGGGAGCCCGGCACGAGGTGATCACCTGGGGCGCGAGTGCCGACCGGATGGGCGACGCGGTATCCGATCACAGCTACCGGCTCGTGGTGCGCACCAGTGTCGGAGGGGACGGCCTGCGCATCCGGCTGTCCAACGCCTTCGGCGACCAGCCGGCGACCTTCGACAGTGCCTACGCCGGCCTCCAGCGCGAGGGTGCGGAACTGGTCCGCGACAGCAACCGGCGTCTGACCTTCGGCGGGGCGCGCTCCGTCACCGTGCCCGCGGGCGACACCGCGTACAGCGACCCGCTGCCCGGACGGCTGCCCGCCGAGACGAAGCTGGTCGTCAGCGTGCACACTGCGCGGGCCGCGGGTACGGCGACGGGCCACTCCATGGCCATGCAGACGTCGTACGCGGCCGACGGCGACCACGCCGCGGAGGAAGGCACGGACAACTGGACCGAGCGGATCGGCTCCTGGTTCTACCTCGACTCCGTCACCGTACGGACCGGCGCGGAGACGGGCGCCGTCGTGGCGCTCGGCGACTCCGTCACCGACGGCTGGCAGTCGACCGCCGACCTCGACAGGCGCTGGCCCGACTACCTCTCCCGCCGCTTGCAGAGCGCGGACGACCTGGAAGTCAAGGGCGTTGCCAACGAAGGAATTTCGGGGAACAAGGTGCTCGCGGACGGCGCCGGTCAGAGTGCGCTGCACCGCCTCGACCGTGACGTGCTCTCGCACCCCGGTGTGCGCACCGTGTTCCTCTTCGAGGGCGTCAACGACATCAAGGCCCACACGGGCGTCACGGCCCAGGACATGATCGACGGCTGTCGCACGATCGCCGAACGGGCTCATGCGGCAGGGAAGTGCGTCGTCGGAGCCACCATCGCGCCCTTCAAGGGCTGGTCCGAATGGGACCCCGCGACCGAGGCGGTACGCCTTCAGGTGAACGAATTCATCAGGGACAGCGGCGAGTTCGACTCGGTCACCGACTTCGACCGCACCCTGCGCAGCCCCTACGACCACGAGCGGATCCTCCCGTTCTTCGACGGCGGCGACCACCTGCACCCCAACGACAAGGGCATGCAGGCGATGGCCGACTCGGTCGACGTCGATGCTCTGCGGGCCTGTTGA
- a CDS encoding GH36 C-terminal domain-containing protein, whose amino-acid sequence MSIWPNRLRHLVQHGRLDRLSPPSDDTPSVVQYTAPDTSETLLLAWRRTSRHGSPQPPVRLRGLTPEARYRDARTGAVHQAAVLTGYGMHLGLPPGDWSSAAVHLIRETEA is encoded by the coding sequence ATGTCCATCTGGCCGAACAGGTTGCGTCATCTCGTGCAGCACGGCAGGCTGGACCGCCTGTCGCCCCCCTCCGACGACACACCCTCGGTGGTGCAGTACACCGCGCCGGACACCTCGGAGACCCTGCTGCTCGCGTGGCGGCGCACCTCCCGCCATGGAAGTCCACAACCACCCGTGCGCCTGAGGGGATTGACTCCCGAGGCCCGCTACCGCGACGCGCGCACCGGCGCCGTGCACCAGGCCGCCGTGCTCACCGGGTACGGCATGCACCTCGGTCTGCCGCCCGGCGACTGGTCCAGCGCAGCCGTGCACTTGATCCGTGAGACGGAGGCCTGA
- a CDS encoding S1 family peptidase — MRRTKPLRIALSALLVAGVSAGFAPVPAGAATPADEKAPASGSMLAAMQRDFGLTKSQAEARLSTEKKATAVEGKARRAAGSSYGGAWFTPESGHLTVAVTDPNKAAAVRSTGAEAKLVKYSAKQLDAAKERIDALEAPKGVASWHVDPASNRIVVETLAGRQGDNDVRHFLAQAREAGPVTVEKTAHAPRTLAAGTVGGDPYYTGNVRCSIGFSVNGGFVTAGHCSGAGAAVNGWDGSYIGNFQGSSFPDNDYAWVNVGSGWWTVPVVLGWGTVPDQLVRGSAEAPIGASICRSGSTSHWHCGNVLAKNETVNYSQGAVHEMTKTNVCAEPGDSGGSFISGDQAQGVTSGGWGDCSGGGETWYQPINEILNRYGLTLTTA; from the coding sequence ATGAGACGCACGAAACCCCTGCGCATCGCCCTGTCCGCATTACTCGTCGCCGGAGTGTCGGCCGGGTTCGCACCGGTCCCGGCCGGTGCCGCCACCCCCGCGGACGAGAAGGCACCGGCCTCCGGGTCCATGCTCGCCGCCATGCAGCGCGACTTCGGCCTCACCAAGAGTCAGGCCGAGGCCCGGCTGAGCACGGAGAAGAAGGCCACGGCCGTCGAAGGAAAGGCGCGGCGAGCCGCCGGATCGTCCTACGGCGGCGCCTGGTTCACACCGGAGAGCGGCCACCTGACCGTGGCCGTCACCGACCCGAACAAGGCCGCGGCCGTGCGCTCCACGGGCGCCGAGGCCAAGCTGGTGAAGTACAGCGCCAAGCAGCTCGACGCGGCCAAGGAACGCATCGACGCCCTCGAGGCGCCCAAGGGCGTGGCAAGTTGGCACGTCGATCCGGCGTCCAACCGGATCGTGGTCGAGACCCTGGCCGGACGGCAGGGCGACAACGATGTCAGGCACTTCCTCGCGCAGGCCCGCGAGGCCGGCCCCGTCACCGTCGAGAAGACGGCCCACGCGCCCCGCACCCTCGCCGCCGGCACGGTCGGAGGGGACCCCTACTACACGGGCAACGTCCGCTGCTCGATCGGCTTCTCGGTGAACGGCGGGTTCGTCACCGCCGGCCACTGCAGCGGCGCCGGTGCCGCCGTGAACGGCTGGGACGGCTCGTACATCGGCAACTTCCAGGGGTCGTCGTTCCCGGACAACGACTACGCCTGGGTCAACGTCGGCAGCGGCTGGTGGACCGTCCCCGTGGTCCTCGGCTGGGGCACCGTCCCGGACCAGTTGGTGCGCGGCTCCGCCGAGGCGCCGATCGGCGCGTCCATCTGCCGTTCGGGCTCCACCTCGCACTGGCACTGCGGCAATGTGCTGGCCAAGAACGAGACCGTGAACTACAGCCAGGGCGCGGTGCACGAGATGACCAAGACGAACGTGTGCGCCGAACCGGGCGACTCGGGCGGCTCGTTCATCAGCGGCGACCAGGCCCAGGGTGTCACCTCGGGCGGCTGGGGCGACTGCTCCGGCGGCGGTGAGACCTGGTACCAGCCGATCAACGAGATCCTCAACCGGTACGGTCTGACGCTGACCACGGCCTGA